From a single Kitasatospora sp. NBC_00458 genomic region:
- a CDS encoding DUF2510 domain-containing protein, with the protein MSEQIPAGWYPDPKDITSDPRPQRWWDGTGWTASTRPAPSDAPPPEPPAAGAPGPDATAETRVLEGEVLEGGPSARYPEPPPFGTAYGSPVPPPPKRRRRPSKLVIAATVAALLGLGAGSGITYLAMDDHGERKRSARPAFPTGPYGDGPWRGLPDLGGPGDQGSGQGNGGGNGQGNGNGGGKNGNGNGNGNGNGKNNGNGGGDSKNGNGGNGGNGDQGDGSGTGSDKAVDVVNRLVLPVPSGWEGGTTRDGFAALSIGQYECEGGGTCSLGGANTGRIAGGGTDAQAAAKADIEKAAKDSYNEIVSHEELKSEAVKVDGRDGYLVRWKVDATKGNDGYVQTVVFPSADGKSLVSVHLGFDITAKAPDVALMDTIVKGIDDYSGKLPAIPGFPGGADGGGSGTATT; encoded by the coding sequence GTGAGCGAGCAGATTCCCGCCGGGTGGTACCCGGACCCGAAGGACATCACCAGCGATCCGCGACCGCAGCGCTGGTGGGACGGCACGGGCTGGACGGCCAGCACCCGGCCCGCACCCTCGGACGCGCCGCCGCCGGAGCCCCCGGCGGCCGGCGCTCCGGGGCCGGACGCGACCGCCGAGACCCGGGTGCTGGAGGGGGAGGTGCTGGAGGGTGGACCGTCGGCCCGCTACCCGGAGCCGCCCCCCTTCGGCACCGCCTACGGCTCGCCCGTGCCGCCGCCCCCGAAGCGGCGGCGCCGGCCGTCCAAGCTGGTGATCGCCGCAACGGTGGCGGCCCTGCTCGGGCTGGGCGCCGGGTCGGGCATCACCTACCTGGCGATGGACGACCACGGGGAGCGGAAGCGCTCCGCCCGCCCCGCCTTCCCGACCGGGCCCTACGGCGACGGCCCCTGGCGGGGCCTGCCGGACCTCGGCGGCCCCGGTGATCAGGGCAGCGGCCAGGGCAACGGCGGCGGCAACGGCCAGGGGAACGGCAACGGCGGGGGCAAGAACGGGAACGGGAACGGGAACGGGAACGGGAACGGCAAGAACAACGGCAACGGGGGCGGCGACAGCAAGAACGGCAACGGCGGCAACGGCGGCAACGGGGACCAGGGCGACGGCAGCGGAACGGGCTCCGACAAGGCCGTCGACGTGGTGAACCGGCTCGTCCTGCCCGTCCCGTCCGGCTGGGAGGGCGGCACCACCCGGGACGGCTTCGCCGCCCTGAGCATCGGCCAGTACGAGTGCGAGGGCGGCGGCACCTGCTCGCTCGGCGGAGCCAACACGGGCCGGATCGCCGGAGGCGGCACCGACGCCCAGGCGGCCGCCAAGGCCGACATCGAGAAGGCGGCCAAGGACTCCTACAACGAGATCGTCTCGCACGAGGAGCTGAAGTCCGAGGCGGTGAAGGTCGACGGCCGGGACGGCTACCTGGTCCGCTGGAAGGTGGACGCGACGAAGGGCAACGACGGCTACGTGCAGACCGTGGTCTTCCCGTCCGCCGACGGCAAGTCGCTGGTCTCGGTGCACCTGGGCTTCGACATCACCGCCAAGGCGCCCGACGTGGCGCTGATGGACACCATCGTCAAGGGCATCGACGACTACAGCGGCAAGCTGCCGGCCATCCCGGGCTTCCCGGGCGGGGCCGACGGCGGCGGCTCCGGCACCGCGACGACCTGA
- a CDS encoding 3-oxoacyl-ACP reductase, translating into MTRKSQDAQDAQEPDAPVCRRLVGRTAVITGAGSGIGLAAARRLASEGARVVCADLDEATGKAAAQEVGGLFVHTDVTDPNMVEALFDEAYETYGSVDVAFNNAGISPPEDDSILTTGLEMWRKVQEVNLTSVYLCCKAALPYMRRHGRGSIINTASFVARMGAATSQISYTASKGGVLAMSRELGVQFAREGIRVNALSPGPVDTPMLRELFAKDPERAARRLVHIPLGRFARPEEIAAAVAFLASDDSSFITASEFLVDGGIAGAYVTPL; encoded by the coding sequence GTGACCCGGAAGTCCCAGGACGCGCAGGACGCCCAGGAGCCCGACGCCCCGGTCTGCCGGCGGCTGGTCGGCCGCACCGCCGTGATCACCGGAGCCGGCAGCGGGATCGGCCTGGCCGCCGCCCGCCGGCTCGCCTCGGAGGGGGCGCGGGTGGTCTGCGCGGACCTCGACGAGGCCACCGGCAAGGCGGCCGCACAGGAGGTCGGAGGCCTCTTCGTGCACACCGACGTCACCGACCCGAACATGGTCGAGGCGCTGTTCGACGAGGCTTACGAGACGTACGGCAGCGTGGACGTCGCGTTCAACAACGCGGGCATCTCACCGCCGGAGGACGACTCCATCCTGACCACCGGGCTGGAGATGTGGCGCAAGGTCCAGGAGGTCAACCTGACCTCGGTCTACCTCTGCTGCAAGGCCGCGCTGCCGTACATGCGGCGGCACGGGCGCGGGTCGATCATCAACACCGCGAGTTTCGTGGCCCGGATGGGCGCGGCCACCTCGCAGATCTCCTACACCGCCTCCAAGGGCGGGGTGCTGGCGATGTCGCGCGAGCTGGGCGTGCAGTTCGCCCGGGAGGGGATCCGGGTCAACGCGCTCTCGCCCGGGCCGGTGGACACCCCGATGCTACGGGAGCTGTTCGCCAAGGACCCGGAGCGGGCGGCCCGGCGGCTGGTGCACATCCCGCTCGGCCGGTTCGCCCGGCCGGAGGAGATCGCCGCCGCGGTGGCGTTCCTCGCCAGCGACGACTCCTCCTTCATCACGGCGAGCGAGTTCCTGGTGGACGGCGGGATCGCGGGGGCCTACGTGACCCCGCTGTAG
- a CDS encoding aldehyde dehydrogenase family protein, whose translation MAGPGTGPASSTVLNPATGETLATVPDTTPERLDAAVQRAVKAQQGWAALAPGERARLLRRFADQVEVHVPELAALEVAEAGHTTGTARWEAGNVRDLLEYAAGGVERLTGRQIPVAGGLDVTFHEPIGVVGVIAPWNFPMPIAAWGFAPALAAGNAVLLKPAEATPLTALRLAELALAAGLPEGLLQVVPGAGATTGRALVDHPAVRKIVFTGSTAVGKEVAARCAARAKRVTLELGGKSPNIVFADADLAGAADPMSFLDNSGQDCCARSRILVQREAYDDFLALLLPAVEAVRTGDPTDPGTQLGPLISAAQVRRVASYVTPDLPVLARGAVPDGPGFWYPPTVLAPTDPQVPAVTEEIFGPVAVVLPFEDEEDALRLANATRYGLSGSIWTRDIGRALRLARGVAAGNLSVNSHSSVRYWTPFGGFGESGVGRELGPDALAHFTETKNVFIRTEE comes from the coding sequence GTGGCGGGCCCCGGCACCGGGCCCGCCTCCTCCACCGTCCTCAACCCCGCCACCGGCGAGACCCTGGCCACCGTCCCGGACACCACCCCGGAACGGCTGGACGCCGCCGTCCAGCGGGCCGTCAAGGCACAGCAGGGCTGGGCCGCCCTCGCCCCCGGCGAGCGGGCCCGACTGCTGCGGCGCTTCGCCGACCAGGTCGAGGTGCACGTCCCCGAACTCGCCGCCCTGGAGGTCGCCGAGGCCGGCCACACCACCGGCACCGCCCGCTGGGAGGCGGGCAACGTCCGCGACCTGCTGGAGTACGCGGCCGGCGGCGTGGAGCGGCTGACCGGGCGGCAGATTCCGGTCGCCGGCGGGCTCGACGTCACCTTCCACGAGCCGATCGGCGTGGTCGGGGTGATCGCGCCGTGGAACTTCCCGATGCCGATCGCCGCCTGGGGCTTCGCACCCGCCCTCGCCGCCGGGAACGCGGTGCTGCTCAAGCCCGCCGAGGCCACCCCGCTGACCGCGCTCCGGCTGGCCGAACTCGCCCTCGCCGCCGGGCTGCCCGAGGGCCTGCTCCAGGTGGTCCCGGGAGCCGGCGCGACCACCGGCAGGGCCCTGGTCGACCACCCGGCCGTCCGCAAGATCGTCTTCACCGGCTCGACCGCGGTCGGCAAGGAGGTCGCCGCCCGCTGTGCGGCCCGGGCCAAGCGGGTCACCCTCGAACTCGGCGGCAAGAGCCCCAACATCGTCTTCGCCGACGCCGACCTCGCGGGCGCCGCCGACCCGATGTCCTTCCTCGACAACAGCGGCCAGGACTGCTGCGCGCGCAGCCGGATCCTGGTCCAGCGCGAGGCCTACGACGACTTCCTCGCCCTGCTGCTGCCCGCCGTCGAAGCGGTCCGCACCGGCGACCCGACCGACCCGGGGACCCAGCTCGGCCCGCTCATCTCGGCCGCGCAGGTCCGCCGGGTGGCGTCGTACGTCACCCCCGACCTGCCGGTGCTGGCCCGCGGCGCCGTGCCGGACGGCCCCGGCTTCTGGTACCCGCCGACCGTGCTGGCGCCCACCGACCCGCAGGTGCCGGCGGTCACCGAGGAGATCTTCGGACCGGTCGCCGTCGTCCTGCCCTTCGAGGACGAGGAGGACGCCCTGCGGCTCGCCAACGCCACCCGGTACGGCCTCTCCGGCTCGATCTGGACCAGGGACATCGGCCGGGCGCTGCGCCTGGCCCGGGGTGTCGCGGCGGGCAACCTCTCCGTCAACTCGCACTCCTCGGTGCGCTACTGGACGCCGTTCGGCGGCTTCGGCGAGTCCGGCGTCGGCCGTGAGCTCGGGCCGGACGCGCTCGCCCACTTCACCGAGACCAAGAACGTCTTCATCCGGACCGAGGAGTAG
- a CDS encoding glutamine synthetase family protein → MSDHVAAPGGAAAPAGAAPGAPRRAPLPLDELRALVDAGEVHTVALAFTDMQGRLQGKRFAARFFLDEVAENGAEACDYLLAVDVDLNTVDGYALSSWETGYGDFTMRPDLGTLRLTPWQPGTAQVTADLARHGGHPVAAAPRQLLRRQIERLAEHGLAADIGTELEFLVFRDTYEQAWQGGYRSLTPANLYNVDYSLLGTARVEPLLSRIRTEMAGAGLVVESAKGECNLGQHEIAFRYADALTTCDQHSVYKTGAKEIAAQLGCALTFMAKYDEREGNSCHIHLSLRDAVGAPAFAGSDGRMTDTMRHFLAGQLLALREFTLLYAPNINSYKRYRPGSFAPTAVAWGRDNRTCAYRVVGHGPGLRMENRVPGGDVNPYLAVAGMIAAGLHGVQHKLELPAPCLGNAYAVDDYARVPGSLREAADLWGASEAARAAFGDDVVEHYLHMARVEQAAYDSAITDWERYRSFERM, encoded by the coding sequence ATGTCCGACCACGTCGCCGCGCCCGGCGGTGCCGCCGCGCCCGCAGGAGCCGCCCCGGGTGCGCCGCGCCGAGCCCCGCTCCCCCTGGACGAACTGCGCGCCCTGGTCGACGCCGGTGAGGTCCACACCGTCGCGCTCGCCTTCACCGACATGCAGGGCCGGCTGCAGGGCAAGCGCTTCGCCGCCCGGTTCTTCCTCGACGAGGTGGCCGAGAACGGCGCGGAGGCCTGCGACTACCTGCTCGCCGTCGACGTCGACCTCAACACGGTGGACGGCTACGCGCTCTCCTCCTGGGAGACCGGCTACGGCGACTTCACCATGCGCCCCGACCTCGGCACCCTCCGGCTCACCCCCTGGCAGCCCGGCACCGCCCAGGTCACCGCCGACCTGGCCAGGCACGGCGGCCACCCGGTCGCGGCCGCCCCCCGCCAGCTGCTGCGCCGCCAGATCGAGCGGCTGGCCGAGCACGGCCTGGCCGCCGACATCGGCACCGAGCTGGAGTTCCTGGTCTTCCGCGACACCTACGAGCAGGCCTGGCAGGGCGGCTACCGCAGCCTGACCCCGGCCAACCTCTACAACGTCGACTACTCGCTGCTCGGCACCGCCCGGGTCGAGCCGCTGCTCTCCCGGATCCGCACCGAGATGGCCGGCGCCGGCCTCGTCGTGGAGTCCGCCAAGGGGGAGTGCAACCTCGGCCAGCACGAGATCGCCTTCCGCTACGCCGACGCGCTCACCACCTGCGACCAGCACAGCGTGTACAAGACCGGCGCCAAGGAGATCGCCGCCCAACTCGGCTGCGCGCTCACCTTCATGGCCAAGTACGACGAGCGCGAGGGCAACAGCTGCCACATCCACCTCTCGCTGCGCGACGCCGTCGGCGCGCCGGCCTTCGCCGGGTCCGACGGGCGGATGACCGACACCATGCGGCACTTCCTGGCCGGCCAGCTGCTCGCGCTGCGCGAGTTCACCCTGCTGTACGCGCCCAACATCAACTCCTACAAGCGGTACCGCCCGGGCTCCTTCGCCCCGACGGCGGTCGCCTGGGGCCGGGACAACCGCACCTGCGCCTACCGGGTGGTCGGCCACGGCCCGGGCCTGCGGATGGAGAACCGGGTACCCGGCGGGGACGTCAACCCCTATCTCGCGGTGGCCGGGATGATCGCCGCGGGGCTGCACGGGGTACAGCACAAGCTGGAGCTGCCCGCACCCTGCCTGGGCAACGCCTACGCCGTCGACGACTACGCCCGGGTGCCCGGCTCGCTCCGCGAGGCGGCCGACCTGTGGGGCGCCAGCGAGGCGGCCCGGGCCGCGTTCGGCGACGACGTGGTCGAGCACTACCTGCACATGGCCAGGGTCGAACAGGCCGCCTACGACAGCGCCATCACCGACTGGGAGCGCTACCGATCCTTCGAGCGGATGTGA
- a CDS encoding gamma-glutamyl-gamma-aminobutyrate hydrolase family protein, with the protein MDRRPFVGVSTYLVDASWSDWRDRRVALVPERYTSYVRESGGIAVLLPPDAAERAPEVLARLDALVIAGGPDIDPAYYGQRPHPLTDVDSGERDVWECALLRAALAAGMPLLGICRGMQVLNVVCGGTLVQHLPDVVEVDVHTGSPGKYGTHVVRPVPGTLLGGLLPEPELTVPTFHHQAVDRLGTGLRVGAHAPDGTVEAVEGPGFTLGVQWHPEQGDDLRVMQALVRAATAARAVQPEPVEVG; encoded by the coding sequence ATGGATCGCAGGCCTTTTGTCGGCGTCAGCACCTATCTGGTGGACGCGAGTTGGAGCGACTGGAGGGACCGCCGGGTGGCCCTGGTGCCCGAGCGGTACACCTCGTACGTACGGGAGTCGGGCGGGATCGCGGTGCTGCTGCCGCCGGACGCCGCGGAGCGCGCACCGGAGGTGCTGGCGCGGCTGGACGCCCTGGTCATCGCGGGCGGGCCGGACATCGACCCGGCCTACTACGGTCAGCGGCCGCACCCGCTCACCGACGTGGACTCGGGCGAGCGGGACGTCTGGGAGTGCGCGCTGCTGCGGGCGGCGCTCGCGGCCGGCATGCCGCTGCTGGGCATCTGCCGGGGCATGCAGGTGCTGAACGTGGTCTGCGGGGGCACCCTGGTGCAGCACCTGCCGGACGTCGTCGAGGTGGACGTGCACACCGGCTCGCCCGGGAAGTACGGGACGCACGTGGTGCGGCCGGTCCCGGGGACGCTGCTCGGCGGGCTGCTGCCGGAGCCCGAGCTGACCGTGCCCACCTTCCACCACCAGGCGGTGGACCGGCTCGGCACGGGCCTGCGCGTCGGTGCGCACGCCCCGGACGGCACGGTGGAGGCGGTGGAGGGGCCGGGGTTCACGCTGGGAGTGCAGTGGCACCCGGAGCAGGGGGACGACCTGCGGGTGATGCAGGCGCTGGTCCGGGCGGCGACCGCGGCCCGGGCGGTGCAGCCGGAGCCGGTCGAGGTGGGGTAG
- a CDS encoding SGNH/GDSL hydrolase family protein: MPAPTAPVTPDAATTPPAEAARTAARTAPAARRPLVRAGLAASRLYSRLLMRRPPADWTAPRADGRYGPAEPADERPVTLLMLGDSLARSLGAGRAEETLGARLAQALGDRLDRPVELRVLARVGATTTGLRHQVARAARLRPGLAVVIVGGNDALLPLPLGRSARRFALLLGRLRETGWQPVVVPCPDPGHAPGFRTPVRLLGGHRSRRLARLQTRAAVRAGTPLAPSSGPEFRDRADLLCPDGVHPSSRGYAEHAARMLPALLDAAARLPGAGADAEAGVPAGAASGGPAPTTA; encoded by the coding sequence ATGCCCGCCCCGACCGCACCGGTCACCCCGGACGCCGCCACCACCCCGCCCGCCGAAGCCGCCCGCACCGCCGCCCGCACCGCCCCCGCCGCCCGCCGCCCGCTGGTGCGGGCCGGGCTCGCCGCCTCCCGCCTCTACAGCCGGCTGCTGATGCGCCGCCCGCCCGCCGACTGGACGGCCCCCCGCGCCGACGGCCGCTACGGCCCGGCCGAACCCGCCGACGAGCGGCCGGTCACCCTGCTGATGCTGGGCGACTCGCTCGCCCGGAGCCTCGGCGCAGGCCGGGCCGAGGAGACGCTCGGCGCCCGGCTCGCCCAGGCCCTCGGCGACCGGCTCGACCGGCCGGTCGAGCTGCGCGTCCTCGCCCGGGTCGGTGCCACCACGACCGGCCTGCGCCACCAGGTCGCCAGGGCGGCGCGGCTGCGGCCCGGGCTCGCCGTGGTGATCGTCGGGGGCAACGACGCCCTCCTCCCGCTGCCCCTCGGCCGCTCCGCCCGCCGGTTCGCGCTGCTGCTCGGGCGGCTCCGCGAGACCGGCTGGCAGCCGGTCGTCGTGCCGTGCCCCGACCCCGGCCACGCGCCCGGCTTCCGCACCCCCGTCCGCCTGCTGGGCGGGCACCGCTCCCGGCGCCTCGCCCGCCTGCAGACCCGCGCCGCCGTCCGCGCCGGTACGCCGCTCGCGCCGTCCTCCGGCCCCGAGTTCCGGGACCGGGCCGACCTCCTCTGCCCCGACGGGGTCCACCCCAGCTCCCGCGGCTACGCCGAGCACGCCGCCCGCATGCTCCCCGCCCTCCTCGACGCCGCCGCCCGGCTGCCCGGGGCCGGGGCCGACGCGGAGGCCGGGGTACCGGCCGGCGCGGCGTCCGGCGGCCCGGCGCCGACCACCGCCTGA
- a CDS encoding beta-ketoacyl-[acyl-carrier-protein] synthase family protein, producing MSAHTAAARSVAVTGLGLVTPAGFGVAAGWEHLLGGEPTARTDPRLAGLNVDFSCQAGDFDPVALLGGRLARRLDRFAQLAVLAAREAVADAGLDPAGWDADRVGVVLGVSASSTDTHAAEYGRLAEGRPDRVSPLMVPRSIPNMAAGEVGLDLGARGPNLVTSTACASGTTALGIACDLLRAGTCDVVLAGGAESGRTPMVATSFDRLGALSRRRHDPAGASRPFDADRDGFVLGEGAGVLVLERAADARARGARPRARLAGHGSAADAHHFTAPRPDGAGLARAVRAALADAGLAPHEIGHVNAHGTGTTLNDLAEAAALRQVFRDPPPVTAVKSVIGHCLGAAGAIEAAVTVLTLQHGLIPPTANLDRPDDAIDLDVVTKVPRRARLQAAVSVSSGFGGQNAAVVLTTA from the coding sequence TTGAGCGCTCACACGGCGGCCGCCCGGTCGGTGGCGGTGACCGGGCTCGGACTGGTCACCCCCGCCGGCTTCGGCGTGGCGGCCGGCTGGGAGCACCTGCTCGGCGGCGAGCCGACCGCCCGGACCGACCCGCGCCTCGCCGGTCTGAACGTCGACTTCTCCTGCCAGGCCGGAGACTTCGACCCGGTCGCGCTGCTCGGCGGCCGGCTGGCCCGGCGGCTCGACCGGTTCGCCCAACTCGCCGTCCTGGCCGCCAGGGAGGCCGTCGCCGACGCCGGACTCGACCCGGCCGGCTGGGACGCGGACCGGGTCGGCGTGGTGCTCGGGGTGAGCGCCAGCAGCACGGACACCCACGCCGCCGAGTACGGACGGCTCGCGGAGGGCCGGCCGGACCGGGTCTCCCCGCTGATGGTGCCGCGCTCCATCCCCAACATGGCCGCCGGTGAGGTCGGTCTCGACCTCGGCGCCCGCGGCCCCAACCTGGTGACCAGCACGGCCTGCGCGTCCGGCACCACCGCCCTCGGCATCGCCTGCGACCTGCTCCGGGCCGGCACCTGCGACGTGGTGCTGGCCGGCGGCGCGGAGAGCGGCCGCACCCCCATGGTCGCGACCTCCTTCGACCGGCTCGGCGCGCTCTCCCGCCGCAGGCACGACCCGGCCGGTGCCTCCCGGCCGTTCGACGCGGACCGGGACGGCTTCGTGCTCGGCGAGGGCGCGGGCGTCCTGGTGCTGGAACGCGCCGCAGACGCCCGGGCCCGCGGTGCCCGCCCGCGCGCCCGCCTGGCGGGCCACGGCTCCGCCGCGGACGCCCACCACTTCACGGCGCCCCGCCCGGACGGTGCGGGCCTGGCGCGCGCCGTCCGGGCCGCGCTCGCCGACGCCGGACTGGCCCCGCACGAGATCGGGCACGTCAACGCGCACGGCACCGGCACCACGCTCAACGACCTCGCGGAGGCGGCCGCCCTGCGGCAGGTCTTCCGCGACCCGCCCCCGGTCACGGCGGTCAAGAGCGTGATCGGCCACTGCCTGGGCGCGGCCGGCGCCATCGAGGCGGCGGTCACCGTGCTGACCCTGCAGCACGGACTGATCCCGCCCACCGCCAACCTCGACCGGCCGGACGACGCGATCGATCTCGACGTGGTGACCAAGGTGCCGAGGCGGGCGCGGCTCCAGGCCGCCGTCTCGGTCTCCAGCGGCTTCGGCGGCCAGAACGCGGCCGTCGTCCTGACCACCGCCTGA
- a CDS encoding acyl carrier protein — protein sequence MSDTFTVLRDCLVEEFDVPAALVTPGATLASLDLDSLALVELSLLVEERIGATVSDIRPDSTLGGLVAHADGVLAETATAEAEAETATATATATAAVPPAGAVPAPGGAPLTGADLAAGAVS from the coding sequence ATGTCCGACACCTTCACCGTCCTGCGCGACTGCCTGGTCGAGGAGTTCGACGTCCCCGCCGCACTGGTCACGCCCGGCGCCACGCTGGCCTCGCTGGACCTGGACAGCCTCGCGCTGGTCGAGCTCTCCCTGCTGGTCGAGGAGCGGATCGGCGCCACCGTCAGCGACATCCGGCCGGATTCCACGCTCGGCGGACTCGTCGCCCACGCCGATGGCGTCCTGGCCGAAACCGCAACCGCCGAAGCCGAAGCCGAAACCGCCACCGCAACGGCCACCGCAACGGCCGCCGTCCCGCCGGCAGGGGCGGTCCCGGCTCCCGGCGGCGCCCCGCTGACCGGCGCCGATCTGGCCGCGGGCGCCGTCAGTTGA
- a CDS encoding MFS transporter, which translates to MTRTRAWAAVAVVCAALFLLGLDFTVLNVAIPGLRADLGPTLAETQWIVDGYALALGGCVLAAGALGDRYGRRRAFAAGLAVCALASVAGALGDGPAALVAARCAMGVGAALFMPATLSTVVHVLPAADDRRRAIGIWAAVAGIGALFGPVVGGRLVEQHGWQAAFWLNVPVVAVLLAVTPVVPESRDPEARPLDRLGAPLSCAALLALVWGIIEAPGRGWTSPGVLAALAAAALLTSLFVLRQLRCAAPMVPLRLLRDGPAWPATVSLALMSFAMFGAMFLLTLYLQQVRGLSAWQAGLRMVPLSLGLAVGAVLGPVVARYAGARVPVAVGQLLIAAGFVQLGRLGAESGDAPVFAFEAVSGFGAGLLAPVATELVMSAVPAAMAGVGSALNDATRQVGSTLGVAVLGSVLATAGAGAATGDAAAFATGLTAAARVGGAVAAVAVLLAWLRLPGRRPVPRAVLVPEPD; encoded by the coding sequence GTGACCAGGACGCGCGCCTGGGCGGCGGTCGCCGTCGTCTGCGCCGCCCTCTTCCTCCTCGGACTCGACTTCACCGTCCTCAACGTGGCGATCCCCGGCCTGCGCGCCGACCTCGGCCCGACCCTGGCCGAGACCCAGTGGATCGTCGACGGCTACGCGCTCGCCCTCGGCGGCTGCGTGCTCGCCGCCGGAGCCCTCGGCGACCGGTACGGCCGGCGGCGGGCCTTCGCCGCCGGGCTCGCCGTCTGCGCGCTCGCCTCGGTGGCGGGCGCGCTCGGCGACGGCCCGGCCGCGCTGGTCGCCGCCCGCTGCGCGATGGGCGTCGGCGCGGCCCTCTTCATGCCCGCCACGCTCTCCACCGTCGTGCACGTGCTGCCCGCGGCGGACGACCGGCGGCGGGCGATCGGGATCTGGGCGGCGGTCGCCGGGATCGGTGCGCTGTTCGGCCCGGTGGTCGGCGGCCGACTGGTCGAACAGCACGGCTGGCAGGCCGCGTTCTGGCTCAACGTCCCCGTGGTGGCGGTACTCCTGGCGGTGACCCCGGTGGTCCCCGAGTCGCGCGACCCCGAGGCCCGGCCGCTGGACCGGCTCGGCGCGCCGCTCTCCTGCGCCGCCCTGCTCGCCCTGGTCTGGGGGATCATCGAGGCGCCCGGACGCGGCTGGACCAGCCCCGGGGTGCTCGCCGCACTCGCCGCCGCCGCGCTGCTGACCTCCCTCTTCGTGCTGCGCCAACTCCGCTGCGCCGCACCGATGGTGCCGCTGCGGCTGCTGCGCGACGGCCCGGCCTGGCCGGCCACGGTGTCGCTGGCGCTGATGTCCTTCGCGATGTTCGGCGCGATGTTCCTGCTGACCCTCTACCTCCAGCAGGTCCGCGGCCTGTCCGCCTGGCAGGCCGGACTGCGGATGGTCCCGCTGTCACTGGGACTGGCGGTCGGAGCCGTCCTCGGCCCGGTGGTCGCCCGGTACGCCGGGGCGCGTGTGCCGGTGGCCGTCGGGCAGTTGCTGATCGCCGCCGGATTCGTCCAGCTCGGCCGCCTCGGTGCGGAGTCGGGGGACGCGCCGGTGTTCGCCTTCGAGGCGGTCTCCGGATTCGGCGCCGGACTGCTCGCGCCGGTCGCCACCGAACTGGTGATGAGCGCCGTGCCGGCCGCCATGGCCGGGGTCGGGTCGGCCCTCAACGACGCGACCCGGCAGGTCGGTTCCACCCTCGGGGTGGCGGTGCTCGGCTCCGTGCTGGCCACCGCCGGGGCCGGTGCGGCGACGGGTGACGCGGCCGCGTTCGCCACCGGGCTCACCGCCGCCGCCCGGGTCGGCGGGGCCGTCGCGGCGGTCGCCGTCCTGCTCGCCTGGCTCCGGCTGCCGGGCCGGCGCCCGGTGCCGAGGGCCGTCCTCGTGCCCGAACCGGACTGA
- a CDS encoding cyclopropane-fatty-acyl-phospholipid synthase family protein — protein sequence MTTTTVGTSAADIEFHYDLGNEFYALWLDETLSYSAALWDGIAPGEPDTTALPRAQRAKLDLHLDLAGAASDAGFRLLDVGCGWGGLLTHAVLTGRAGGATGLTLSRAQHAHVRALGLPGVDVRLESWDGHRPERPYDGIVSIGAFEHFATADMDAAERLAAYRGYFERCHGWLRPGARMSLQTIAYDGVAGGEGPVGSFVAAEIFPGAVLPRLSEIATACDPYFAVTAVRASAEDYARTLGAWNARLLRARAEAEDLVGPDGFRRYRRYLRACEVTFLRGAATLYRIGFRRRDEPLRLPV from the coding sequence ATGACCACCACCACCGTCGGCACCAGCGCCGCCGACATCGAGTTCCACTACGACCTCGGCAACGAGTTCTACGCACTCTGGCTCGACGAGACGCTCAGCTACTCCGCCGCCCTCTGGGACGGCATCGCCCCCGGCGAGCCCGACACCACCGCGCTGCCCCGCGCCCAGCGCGCCAAGCTCGACCTCCACCTCGACCTGGCCGGCGCCGCCTCCGACGCCGGGTTCCGCCTGCTCGACGTCGGCTGCGGCTGGGGCGGCCTGCTCACCCACGCCGTCCTCACCGGCCGGGCCGGCGGGGCCACCGGGCTCACCCTCTCCCGCGCCCAGCACGCCCACGTCCGGGCGCTCGGCCTGCCCGGCGTCGACGTCCGGCTGGAGAGCTGGGACGGCCACCGGCCCGAGCGGCCCTACGACGGGATCGTCTCGATCGGCGCCTTCGAGCACTTCGCCACCGCCGACATGGACGCCGCCGAACGCCTCGCCGCCTACCGCGGCTACTTCGAGCGCTGCCACGGCTGGCTGCGCCCCGGCGCCCGGATGTCGCTGCAGACCATCGCCTACGACGGCGTGGCCGGGGGAGAGGGCCCGGTCGGCTCCTTCGTCGCCGCCGAGATCTTCCCCGGCGCGGTGCTGCCCCGGCTGAGCGAGATCGCCACCGCCTGCGACCCGTACTTCGCCGTCACCGCGGTCCGCGCCTCCGCCGAGGACTACGCCCGCACCCTGGGCGCCTGGAACGCCCGGCTGCTGCGGGCCCGCGCCGAGGCCGAGGACCTGGTCGGCCCGGACGGCTTCCGCCGCTACCGCCGCTACCTGCGCGCCTGCGAGGTCACCTTCCTGCGCGGCGCCGCCACGCTCTACCGGATCGGCTTCCGGCGGCGTGACGAGCCGCTCCGGCTGCCGGTCTGA